Proteins encoded in a region of the Alphaproteobacteria bacterium genome:
- a CDS encoding nuclear transport factor 2 family protein — MTSLHDELGRFLVDYEHAWRSGNYEALRALWDADEPEPIYVPEKSAPLFGWPAIDAYFAGNRKVLANVAVRTWNHHTRQLGPNTAILFYHMHWNAKIVDGSLMGGDVRVSALVRRTAAGWRFFHYVEAPPAAMVQIRQMLRHNCDDNFANANQ, encoded by the coding sequence ATGACATCTCTGCATGACGAACTCGGACGCTTCTTAGTCGACTACGAGCACGCTTGGCGCAGTGGAAACTATGAAGCGCTCCGGGCGCTCTGGGACGCCGACGAACCGGAACCGATCTATGTACCCGAGAAGTCCGCGCCGCTGTTTGGCTGGCCGGCCATCGACGCCTACTTCGCCGGTAACCGGAAAGTCCTCGCCAACGTTGCAGTCCGCACATGGAACCACCACACGCGCCAGCTCGGTCCAAACACAGCAATCTTGTTTTACCACATGCATTGGAACGCCAAGATCGTTGACGGCAGCCTGATGGGCGGGGACGTTCGCGTGAGCGCGCTTGTCCGTCGCACCGCCGCCGGGTGGCGATTCTTCCATTACGTCGAAGCTCCACCGGCAGCGATGGTTCAGATCCGCCAGATGCTGCGCCATAATTGCGATGACAATTTCGCGAACGCCAACCAGTAA
- a CDS encoding ABC transporter permease, which translates to MTDIANEQKPAAPAAPKGGTRGDAETIPVTQQTIQTLTKRVLELIFLLLFISTLLFFLLRLTGDPAAVLAGETGDQEQLELIRKQYGLDKPLIVQYGVFLFKMVQLDFGSSLANAQDALGLVFERLPTSFTLVIIAFTANLIVSIPLGAWLGSRPDRTGRKLAATAVFIAQGIPGYIIGLLLIQLFAVELRWLPSIGNQGVLSWIMPAITLAAFQAPQVVRVISANVAEAMREDYIRTARANGAGFNTLLWRHALKNAMLGATALIGAQVSFLVGGSIITEVIFAWPGIGRLLVTSVQTLDFPVVQAAVFMIAIFVYFAITMTDIVFLFIDPRLRRQRA; encoded by the coding sequence GTGACGGATATTGCGAACGAACAGAAGCCTGCTGCGCCGGCTGCCCCAAAGGGCGGCACCCGCGGCGATGCGGAGACCATTCCGGTCACACAACAGACCATACAGACGCTAACCAAGCGCGTCCTCGAACTAATCTTCTTGTTGCTCTTCATCAGCACGCTGCTCTTCTTCCTACTTCGGCTGACGGGCGACCCCGCGGCAGTGCTCGCCGGTGAAACGGGCGACCAAGAGCAACTAGAACTCATTCGCAAACAGTACGGCCTCGACAAGCCTCTGATCGTTCAGTACGGCGTTTTCCTCTTTAAGATGGTCCAACTCGACTTCGGGAGTTCCCTCGCCAACGCCCAGGATGCGTTGGGGCTGGTATTCGAACGCCTGCCCACCAGTTTCACGCTGGTGATCATTGCGTTCACGGCAAACCTGATTGTTTCGATCCCGCTTGGCGCGTGGCTGGGAAGCCGGCCGGATCGGACCGGACGAAAGCTTGCAGCGACCGCTGTATTTATTGCGCAAGGGATACCGGGTTACATCATCGGCCTTCTTCTGATTCAGCTGTTTGCCGTCGAACTTCGATGGTTACCCTCGATTGGGAATCAAGGCGTCTTAAGTTGGATTATGCCGGCGATAACGTTGGCGGCGTTTCAGGCGCCGCAGGTCGTCCGAGTGATCTCGGCCAACGTCGCCGAAGCCATGCGAGAAGATTACATCCGCACAGCGCGCGCAAACGGTGCAGGCTTCAACACACTGTTGTGGCGGCATGCGCTCAAGAACGCAATGTTAGGCGCAACCGCACTGATCGGTGCCCAGGTATCGTTCCTGGTCGGCGGGTCGATCATCACCGAGGTGATTTTCGCCTGGCCGGGGATCGGCCGATTGTTGGTGACCTCGGTCCAGACACTCGATTTTCCCGTCGTCCAGGCCGCGGTGTTCATGATTGCGATCTTCGTCTACTTCGCGATCACGATGACGGACATTGTCTTCCTCTTCATTGATCCAAGACTTCGGAGGCAACGCGCATGA
- a CDS encoding ABC transporter permease produces the protein MTTAVSEKPAPAFRFNKLGTGSFQLDLGLLIFGLVVLALLAQWFLLDSSDLDGNLTSRLKPPGFTGRDGVYHIFGTDQLGRDLLFRVLGGLPWSLGISGVAVVCVAVIGTFIGLIGAWYTGIVRTIVLLGVASMIAMPFLVLALVVVAVVGRGFWPISLTMGFIAWTAVSRVIYAESRGLLTREYVLAAKLFGVSKWSILIFHVLPGLRPTILVMAAFFFAVLLIIESALSFLGLGAPLNAPSWGNMLSDSRQYLVNAPWMMFVPAGAIVTAVISLNLIGDGFAELSRKRARAVEV, from the coding sequence ATGACTACCGCCGTTTCGGAAAAACCGGCGCCGGCGTTTCGGTTCAACAAACTCGGCACCGGTTCGTTCCAGCTTGACTTGGGTCTTCTCATTTTTGGACTGGTTGTTCTGGCGCTCCTGGCGCAATGGTTCCTGCTCGACTCCTCCGATCTGGACGGCAACCTCACCAGCCGCTTGAAGCCGCCAGGGTTCACCGGGCGGGACGGGGTCTATCATATTTTTGGAACGGACCAACTCGGTCGCGATTTGCTGTTCCGCGTCCTGGGCGGCTTGCCTTGGTCGCTTGGGATTTCCGGGGTCGCAGTGGTTTGCGTCGCGGTGATCGGAACGTTCATCGGGTTGATCGGGGCATGGTACACCGGCATCGTGCGGACGATCGTCTTGCTCGGCGTCGCCTCGATGATCGCGATGCCGTTCCTGGTCTTGGCACTGGTCGTAGTCGCAGTCGTCGGTCGTGGGTTTTGGCCAATTTCACTGACCATGGGCTTCATCGCCTGGACGGCGGTTTCGCGCGTGATTTACGCGGAATCCCGGGGGCTCCTGACGCGCGAATACGTACTGGCGGCAAAACTCTTTGGGGTCTCCAAGTGGTCGATCTTGATCTTCCACGTTCTGCCGGGGTTGCGCCCGACCATCCTCGTGATGGCCGCGTTCTTCTTTGCGGTATTGCTGATCATTGAGAGCGCGTTGTCGTTCCTTGGCCTCGGCGCGCCGCTCAACGCGCCGTCGTGGGGCAACATGTTGTCCGACAGTCGGCAGTATCTGGTCAATGCGCCGTGGATGATGTTCGTGCCCGCGGGCGCCATCGTCACGGCGGTGATTTCCTTGAACCTCATCGGCGACGGGTTCGCCGAACTATCGCGCAAACGCGCTCGGGCGGTTGAAGTATGA
- a CDS encoding ABC transporter ATP-binding protein yields MSVVSESAPDAARTAASGDTILAVKDLVVEFPRPGQPTNFRAVNGVSFDLRQGETLGLVGESGSGKSMTALSLLGIVPAPGKIIEGSINLRDRRIDNLPINELRKVRGNDIGMVFQDPMTGLNPVRSVGSQLVESAMRHQNVSKKEAMEIAFHALDDVGIPSARDRLEAFPHELSGGLRQRVMIALALINHPEVIIADEATTALDATIQAQILDLLRERLASATMILITHDMGVAAEICDRIMVMYAGRIVETGTIEEVLTSPRHPYTMGLLAAVPKFDIRRPKLVPIPGIPPTAEDIVRGCPFAPRCRFAEADCDNRPPLEYTDGRLLACWHPRPASEK; encoded by the coding sequence ATGAGTGTGGTTAGCGAAAGCGCCCCGGATGCGGCGCGCACAGCGGCATCGGGAGATACGATTCTGGCCGTTAAGGACTTGGTCGTCGAGTTTCCGCGGCCTGGTCAACCGACGAACTTCCGTGCAGTAAACGGTGTCTCATTCGACCTCCGGCAGGGCGAGACGCTGGGTCTGGTTGGCGAGTCGGGATCGGGCAAGAGCATGACCGCGCTCAGTTTGCTCGGCATCGTGCCGGCGCCGGGTAAAATCATCGAGGGGTCGATCAACCTGCGCGACCGGCGCATCGACAACCTGCCGATTAACGAACTGCGGAAGGTCCGCGGTAACGACATCGGCATGGTGTTCCAAGATCCGATGACCGGCCTTAACCCAGTCCGCTCGGTAGGATCGCAGCTTGTCGAGTCGGCCATGCGGCATCAAAACGTCTCCAAGAAAGAGGCAATGGAGATTGCGTTTCATGCCCTCGATGACGTCGGCATTCCCTCCGCCCGAGATCGTCTAGAGGCATTCCCGCACGAGTTGTCGGGCGGCCTCCGCCAACGTGTCATGATCGCTCTGGCGCTGATCAATCATCCGGAAGTGATCATCGCGGACGAGGCCACGACCGCTCTCGATGCGACGATCCAAGCGCAAATCCTCGACCTGCTGCGCGAGCGGCTGGCATCGGCAACGATGATCTTGATCACCCACGATATGGGTGTAGCCGCCGAGATTTGCGATCGCATCATGGTGATGTACGCCGGACGAATCGTCGAGACCGGCACAATCGAAGAGGTGCTGACTAGTCCTCGCCATCCCTACACGATGGGGCTCCTCGCGGCCGTGCCGAAATTCGATATTCGTCGGCCCAAGCTCGTACCGATACCCGGTATCCCGCCGACCGCCGAAGATATCGTGCGCGGTTGTCCGTTCGCGCCCCGCTGTCGTTTTGCCGAGGCCGACTGCGACAATCGCCCGCCGCTTGAATACACCGACGGGCGTTTGTTGGCCTGCTGGCACCCCCGTCCCGCATCGGAGAAGTGA
- a CDS encoding ABC transporter ATP-binding protein, with protein MTKTESGSGRVGNSEFLLEAENLRVTFRAPGGRKLHAVDEISLGVRPRETVGLVGESGSGKSTVALTLMRAHEPEGGRIIFDGQDITHLNDRELMPVRRRLQMVFQDPYSSLDPRWSIRRVIAEPLIAHKYGTRQQINDRVAELLEQVGLPPDAANRVPSQFSGGQRQRIAVARSLALQPSALIADEPVSSLDVSIQAQIINLLRDLQDRLHIALFIIAHDLALVHQISDRIIVMYLGEPVEEGPSDEVVGRPQHPYTVALLSATPVPEPGGDRKRIVLTGDPPSPIYRPSGCRFHPRCPIAQDRCKTEKPPLKTIGPGRKVACWYAGQLDAPRDLWALKDVPLPPGVERARLPSETV; from the coding sequence ATGACGAAAACCGAAAGTGGGTCTGGCCGCGTAGGTAACAGCGAATTCCTCCTTGAGGCGGAAAACCTTAGGGTGACCTTCCGAGCGCCGGGTGGCCGAAAGCTCCACGCCGTCGATGAAATCAGCCTGGGCGTTCGGCCCCGCGAAACCGTTGGTCTCGTTGGCGAGTCCGGGTCGGGCAAGTCGACGGTTGCGCTGACGCTGATGCGGGCCCACGAACCCGAAGGCGGGCGCATCATTTTCGACGGGCAAGACATCACACACCTCAACGACCGAGAGTTGATGCCTGTACGCCGGCGCCTACAAATGGTTTTTCAGGATCCGTATTCCAGTTTGGACCCGCGCTGGAGCATCCGTCGTGTGATCGCCGAGCCGTTGATCGCGCACAAGTACGGTACGCGCCAGCAAATCAACGATCGCGTCGCGGAACTGCTCGAGCAGGTCGGACTGCCGCCCGATGCCGCCAACCGCGTTCCCTCGCAGTTCTCCGGCGGCCAGCGCCAGCGGATCGCGGTTGCCCGTTCGCTCGCGCTCCAGCCTAGTGCGTTGATTGCCGACGAACCTGTGTCGTCGCTTGACGTGTCGATCCAGGCGCAGATCATTAATCTGTTGCGCGACCTTCAGGATCGTCTCCATATCGCGCTCTTCATTATTGCGCACGATCTCGCGCTGGTTCATCAGATTTCGGACCGGATAATCGTGATGTATTTGGGCGAGCCGGTCGAAGAGGGCCCGTCCGACGAGGTCGTCGGTCGGCCCCAACATCCCTATACCGTGGCGCTTCTGTCGGCAACGCCGGTGCCGGAACCCGGGGGCGATCGCAAACGAATCGTCCTGACCGGCGATCCGCCGTCGCCGATCTACCGGCCCAGCGGATGTCGCTTTCATCCGCGCTGTCCGATCGCGCAGGATCGCTGCAAGACCGAGAAACCGCCGCTCAAGACGATCGGTCCGGGGCGCAAAGTGGCGTGCTGGTACGCCGGGCAGTTGGACGCGCCGCGCGATTTGTGGGCACTCAAGGATGTGCCCCTGCCGCCGGGTGTCGAACGGGCGCGCCTGCCGTCTGAGACTGTTTGA
- a CDS encoding cupin domain-containing protein, which yields MARPHIEFIQVQALPWARGLYGGARDDVESKILSVDDETGASTAIVRYPPGWSRSQPEHLCVDEEIFVLDGELAINGTDYRSYGYAYLPAGHERRTATSRRGAVVLTFFEGEPKKGTGGESFRADGGLVEHIDTNLQEWKPVTHDPKVPTGLLTKTQRIDPDTGDRTWLNARQPGGVADGFMGSREYHPVVEEMFVLSGDLYLERGVMRAGGYFWRPPDIRHGPFGTRAGMFMLGRSKGGPLVNYWTEEKYKFTFDPDHRPDLPPSLEPYGRQPYRGLEPY from the coding sequence ATGGCGCGACCGCATATTGAGTTCATCCAGGTCCAGGCCCTGCCGTGGGCGCGCGGTCTCTATGGTGGCGCGCGCGACGACGTCGAATCCAAGATTCTTAGCGTCGACGATGAGACCGGCGCGTCGACGGCCATCGTGCGCTATCCGCCGGGTTGGTCGCGGAGCCAACCCGAGCATCTCTGCGTCGACGAGGAGATATTCGTTCTAGACGGCGAACTTGCGATCAACGGCACGGACTATCGCTCCTACGGGTACGCCTACTTGCCGGCTGGCCATGAACGCCGCACCGCAACCAGTCGCCGCGGTGCCGTCGTACTCACCTTTTTCGAAGGCGAACCCAAGAAGGGAACAGGCGGCGAGTCGTTCCGCGCCGATGGCGGTTTGGTCGAGCATATCGACACCAACCTCCAAGAATGGAAACCTGTCACCCACGACCCCAAAGTGCCGACCGGTCTATTGACCAAAACCCAGAGAATCGACCCCGACACCGGCGACCGGACTTGGCTCAATGCCCGTCAGCCCGGTGGGGTTGCCGACGGGTTTATGGGATCGCGGGAATACCACCCCGTCGTCGAAGAAATGTTCGTACTCTCTGGCGACCTGTACCTAGAGCGAGGGGTTATGCGGGCCGGCGGCTATTTCTGGCGACCGCCGGACATCCGTCACGGTCCGTTTGGCACTCGGGCGGGGATGTTCATGCTCGGCCGCTCCAAAGGCGGGCCGCTCGTCAATTACTGGACCGAAGAGAAATACAAGTTCACGTTCGATCCGGACCACCGGCCCGATTTGCCGCCGTCACTGGAACCATACGGTCGCCAGCCTTACCGCGGTCTCGAACCTTACTAG